Proteins co-encoded in one Desulfovibrio inopinatus DSM 10711 genomic window:
- a CDS encoding bacteriohemerythrin, which produces MAVEIAENVHETSESIGELGELAVQLGELICDMKTSGDDSLVTWNSTLGVGVRQIDEQHMVLVELLNSLYAAMKSGQGEAVLSGLLDDLVQYTVYHFDTEEKLMDRYSYPDKPAHRKEHEALKKQVADFVEQFKSGKVPMSNDILHFLKSWVVNHIKRSDKRYGPFFNQKGLV; this is translated from the coding sequence GTGGCCGTCGAGATAGCGGAGAATGTTCACGAAACAAGTGAAAGTATCGGTGAACTGGGTGAATTGGCCGTTCAGCTTGGAGAGCTTATTTGCGATATGAAAACATCGGGGGACGACTCCCTCGTGACCTGGAACAGCACCTTGGGTGTTGGTGTGCGGCAAATCGATGAGCAACACATGGTACTTGTTGAACTGCTGAACTCTCTGTATGCCGCTATGAAGTCAGGGCAGGGGGAGGCCGTCTTGTCCGGACTGTTGGACGACCTGGTTCAGTATACGGTCTACCATTTTGATACGGAAGAGAAGCTCATGGACCGCTATAGCTACCCTGATAAGCCGGCGCACCGCAAAGAGCATGAGGCGCTGAAGAAACAGGTTGCAGACTTCGTCGAGCAATTCAAAAGTGGAAAAGTTCCCATGTCGAATGATATTCTTCATTTTCTGAAAAGTTGGGTTGTGAACCATATTAAACGATCCGACAAAAGATATGGTCCTTTTTTCAATCAAAAAGGACTTGTATAA